From the genome of Turicibacter faecis, one region includes:
- a CDS encoding endonuclease MutS2 — protein sequence MKQAIQILEFHKIKQTVESLCASSLGLKRVALLMPSTDEKQVEYTLNQSDEALKIILALGEAPLGGVSDITEPIKRAKISALLSANELLSISRLLYAVSQLKAFSDRLTDIKVEAPIFMSQVDSLVSLNRLQSAINDCIDETGSVLDSASPELRTIRRAIQATESRIKEKLNQVVAERRNKLTDGIVTIRNERYVVPVRAEAKNTFGGTVHDQSSSGNTYFIEPKEVVDLNNKLQEYHVEERREIERILRALTEEVKKFVDELSVNVDVLSEIDFMFAKGKYARLIHGIRPKMNQKGIIRLVGARHPLIDARTVVANDIEIGDEYTTIVITGPNTGGKTVTLKTVGLLTLMAQSGLLIPAHASSQLAIFDHVFADIGDEQSIEQSLSTFSSHMTNIVRIMERLTVNSLILFDELGAGTDPKEGASLAISILDYVKVRGARTIATSHYPELKAYAYECDDVINASVEFDIETLSPTYRLLVGVPGRSNAFEISKRLGLKEAILEAARTRVETTKTELTDLITKLEDRGLELDREIQGLQQQNQEVEQMRLDYERKIAKFEAEREKLLEQIKKEAFENIRQAKEEAEQIVADLRQAKKAADLTIKDHELTEKLTALKASEAKQAEQFKRKARNKAPLKPGDEVMVLSLNRQGELIEQTKNGEWMVQLGMMKVNIKADDLEYLRKSVKKKDTAKGKMIHKRRTDIGIQLDLRGERYEDAMLRLDKYMDEVLLAGYQTVTIIHGHGTGALRQGVHKYLKQNKHVASFRFGGAGEGGTGATVVELK from the coding sequence ATGAAACAAGCCATTCAAATATTAGAATTTCATAAAATTAAACAGACAGTTGAATCATTATGTGCGTCATCACTAGGATTAAAGCGGGTAGCTTTATTAATGCCCTCTACAGATGAGAAGCAGGTAGAGTATACGTTAAATCAATCAGATGAAGCATTAAAGATTATTTTAGCATTGGGTGAGGCTCCGCTCGGGGGTGTAAGTGATATTACGGAACCGATTAAACGAGCTAAAATTTCGGCGTTACTGAGTGCAAACGAACTTTTAAGTATTAGCCGACTATTATATGCCGTTTCTCAACTTAAGGCGTTTTCGGATCGGTTAACAGATATAAAAGTTGAGGCCCCAATTTTTATGTCACAGGTAGACAGTCTAGTCTCACTAAATCGTTTGCAATCAGCCATTAATGATTGTATTGATGAAACGGGATCCGTTTTAGATAGCGCCTCACCTGAGCTGCGTACCATCCGACGAGCGATTCAAGCAACGGAAAGTCGAATTAAAGAGAAGTTAAATCAGGTTGTGGCTGAACGTCGAAATAAATTAACCGATGGAATTGTAACGATTCGAAATGAGCGATACGTTGTTCCCGTGCGTGCGGAAGCTAAAAATACATTTGGTGGAACCGTACATGATCAGTCGTCTTCGGGAAATACGTATTTTATTGAACCAAAAGAAGTGGTGGATTTAAATAATAAGTTACAAGAATACCATGTGGAAGAACGTCGCGAAATTGAGCGTATTTTAAGGGCATTAACAGAAGAGGTTAAAAAGTTTGTGGACGAATTATCTGTTAATGTCGACGTTTTAAGTGAAATTGACTTTATGTTTGCTAAGGGGAAATATGCCCGCCTTATTCACGGAATACGTCCAAAGATGAACCAAAAGGGGATTATACGTCTTGTCGGGGCAAGACACCCGTTGATTGATGCGCGTACAGTGGTCGCAAATGACATTGAAATTGGTGATGAATACACAACAATTGTGATTACCGGTCCTAATACCGGAGGAAAAACGGTCACATTAAAAACGGTAGGTTTACTGACGTTGATGGCGCAGTCTGGACTTTTGATTCCTGCGCATGCTTCTTCACAGTTAGCTATTTTTGACCATGTTTTTGCTGATATTGGTGATGAACAAAGTATCGAACAGAGTTTATCAACCTTTTCTTCTCATATGACTAATATTGTTCGTATTATGGAGCGCTTGACGGTGAATAGCTTAATTCTTTTTGACGAATTAGGAGCGGGAACAGATCCGAAAGAGGGGGCCTCGCTAGCCATTTCTATTTTAGACTATGTAAAGGTCAGAGGAGCAAGGACTATTGCAACGTCCCATTATCCTGAGTTGAAGGCTTATGCTTATGAATGTGATGATGTAATTAATGCTTCTGTTGAATTTGATATTGAAACTTTATCACCTACCTATCGTCTGTTAGTTGGCGTTCCGGGACGTTCAAATGCCTTTGAGATTTCCAAACGTCTTGGCTTAAAAGAGGCAATTTTAGAGGCAGCTCGTACGCGAGTTGAAACAACTAAGACAGAGTTAACGGATTTAATTACTAAGTTAGAGGATCGAGGATTAGAACTTGATCGAGAAATTCAAGGTCTTCAACAGCAAAATCAGGAAGTTGAACAAATGCGCTTAGACTATGAGCGAAAAATTGCTAAATTTGAGGCGGAGCGAGAAAAATTATTAGAGCAAATAAAAAAAGAGGCATTTGAAAATATTCGCCAGGCTAAGGAAGAGGCAGAACAAATTGTCGCTGATTTACGCCAAGCCAAAAAGGCGGCAGACTTGACGATAAAGGATCATGAATTAACAGAGAAGTTAACTGCTTTAAAGGCCTCAGAGGCAAAGCAAGCCGAGCAGTTTAAACGTAAGGCCCGTAACAAGGCTCCATTGAAGCCGGGAGATGAAGTTATGGTACTTTCACTCAATCGTCAAGGGGAATTAATTGAACAAACTAAAAATGGAGAATGGATGGTTCAGCTTGGCATGATGAAGGTAAATATTAAGGCGGATGACCTAGAGTATTTACGTAAATCTGTAAAGAAAAAGGATACGGCTAAAGGTAAAATGATTCATAAGCGTCGAACAGACATAGGGATTCAACTTGACTTACGAGGTGAACGTTATGAAGACGCCATGTTACGTTTAGATAAATATATGGATGAAGTATTGTTAGCGGGATATCAAACGGTGACAATTATCCATGGGCACGGAACAGGGGCTCTCCGTCAAGGTGTTCATAAATATTTAAAACAAAATAAACATGTGGCCTCATTCAGATTTGGTGGTGCTGGTGAAGGTGGAACTGGTGCGACGGTTGTCGAGTTAAAGTAA
- the rnhC gene encoding ribonuclease HIII: MATITLTVSQEKLEKMYLHYSKHIVKIPNHTLFQAKTANCTITAYLSKKVVFQGKSPEVEAKQWGSSAQSTPKTTISHSQLPEQIATMSAVGCDEVGTGDYFGPLVVCCAYVPQDQIKKLQDMGVKDSKALKDSEILHLAKQIEPYIKHQVLILPNQKYNEMIDRGMNANSIKAFLHNQALLKLTASLNPYPEYLIMDEFVNERKYFEYLTQLPKQSPIIKDHLYFIQKGESVHIAVAAASILARASFVKYMSIMSKKLNFELPKGAGDPVDVAGRRLIQQLNTQQFKDLTKWHFANTKKIIK, from the coding sequence ATGGCCACTATTACATTAACTGTTTCTCAAGAAAAATTAGAAAAAATGTACCTGCATTATAGCAAACATATCGTTAAAATTCCTAACCATACACTATTCCAAGCAAAAACGGCAAACTGTACAATTACAGCCTATCTAAGTAAAAAAGTAGTTTTTCAAGGAAAATCACCTGAAGTAGAAGCTAAACAATGGGGATCTTCTGCTCAATCAACTCCTAAAACAACGATATCACACTCACAACTTCCCGAACAAATCGCAACAATGAGTGCCGTCGGATGCGATGAAGTTGGCACAGGCGATTATTTTGGACCATTAGTCGTTTGTTGTGCCTACGTCCCGCAGGATCAAATAAAAAAACTTCAAGACATGGGAGTTAAAGATTCTAAAGCATTAAAAGATAGCGAAATTTTGCACCTTGCCAAACAAATCGAACCCTATATTAAACACCAGGTTCTTATTCTACCTAATCAAAAATATAACGAGATGATAGACCGGGGAATGAATGCAAATTCAATTAAAGCTTTTTTACACAATCAAGCTTTACTGAAACTTACCGCTTCGCTTAACCCCTACCCAGAGTATTTAATTATGGATGAATTTGTTAATGAAAGAAAGTATTTTGAATACTTAACCCAACTGCCTAAACAATCTCCTATCATTAAAGATCACCTGTATTTTATACAAAAAGGTGAATCTGTTCATATAGCCGTAGCAGCAGCATCTATTTTAGCACGCGCCTCATTTGTCAAATATATGTCCATTATGAGTAAAAAATTAAACTTTGAGTTACCTAAAGGTGCTGGAGATCCAGTTGATGTAGCAGGACGTCGACTTATCCAACAACTCAATACGCAACAGTTTAAGGACCTAACAAAATGGCACTTTGCTAACACAAAAAAAATTATAAAATAA